One window of Candidatus Nezhaarchaeota archaeon genomic DNA carries:
- a CDS encoding MFS transporter: protein MRPHHPLLTLASAFLAMVVLGGIYIYGAFFSSIEAEFGWSRGSVSIAFSAFMTTYAVMQLVTGILYDMYGPRASLAMSTLSGVGFASCSLVGSLWQLYLLYGVITAVGMGLIYIPCTSSAMKWFPHRKGLAASFVVAGLGTGMLILTPLAKYLITTYGWRHAFLSLGLAFIAILALASFAVSEPRDSVLRKRRSLIDRAAREALKTGHFWLTYVAFTLGSLAGSMVIIHIVPYAEGRGVGPMAAAFTVSVIGVSNVIGRICMGAVLDKVGVRTTLALCFVAQAVCAWMLLIAHDAWLLYAVSAAFGLSYGWIALYAPTVGSLFGLGSVGSILGFLGTSFGVGAVVGPAAAGVIFDLTKSYLAAFTLGALMSLLSAFLTGLLKTARR from the coding sequence ATGAGGCCTCATCACCCACTGCTCACCCTTGCATCGGCCTTCCTAGCCATGGTGGTCTTGGGGGGCATCTACATCTACGGCGCCTTCTTTAGCTCTATCGAGGCAGAGTTTGGATGGTCCAGGGGCTCTGTGTCTATAGCGTTCTCCGCCTTCATGACCACCTACGCCGTCATGCAGCTCGTGACCGGCATTCTCTACGATATGTATGGGCCGAGGGCCTCCTTGGCCATGAGCACACTGTCAGGGGTGGGCTTTGCCTCATGTAGCCTAGTGGGCTCTCTATGGCAGCTCTACCTGCTCTACGGAGTAATTACCGCGGTGGGCATGGGGCTTATATACATACCCTGTACTTCATCAGCCATGAAGTGGTTCCCGCATAGGAAGGGGCTCGCTGCGAGCTTTGTCGTTGCCGGCTTAGGCACGGGCATGCTCATCCTAACTCCGCTGGCTAAGTACTTAATTACTACCTATGGCTGGAGGCATGCCTTCTTAAGCCTAGGCCTCGCCTTCATCGCCATCCTAGCGCTGGCTTCTTTCGCCGTAAGCGAGCCTAGGGATAGTGTTTTGAGGAAGAGGAGGTCGTTAATAGACCGCGCTGCTAGGGAGGCTCTTAAGACTGGGCACTTTTGGCTTACCTATGTAGCGTTTACCCTAGGTAGCCTCGCGGGGTCCATGGTCATCATCCACATAGTGCCCTACGCTGAAGGACGGGGCGTGGGCCCTATGGCGGCTGCCTTTACAGTGAGCGTGATAGGAGTTAGCAATGTTATCGGCAGGATCTGCATGGGGGCTGTGCTAGATAAGGTGGGTGTCAGGACGACTTTAGCCCTGTGCTTTGTAGCTCAAGCTGTTTGCGCGTGGATGCTGCTCATAGCTCACGATGCCTGGCTTCTCTACGCGGTATCCGCTGCCTTCGGCCTCTCCTACGGCTGGATAGCTCTCTACGCGCCAACGGTAGGCTCTCTCTTCGGCCTAGGAAGTGTGGGCTCAATCCTAGGCTTCTTGGGCACTTCGTTTGGAGTAGGTGCAGTAGTGGGGCCTGCGGCGGCTGGAGTAATATTTGACTTAACCAAGAGCTACCTCGCTGCCTTCACCCTCGGAGCCCTAATGAGCCTCCTCTCAGCCTTCCTGACTGGGCTGCTGAAGACAGCGAGGCGTTAA
- a CDS encoding ATP-binding cassette domain-containing protein — protein sequence MKKLGRRVPCLIGPNGAGKTTTLRVLAALTRPGEGRVLVYGHDVVEEVYEVRSLISYLHEEAGAHTVPLGLSSYATWPR from the coding sequence GTGAAGAAGCTGGGGAGGCGGGTCCCCTGCCTCATAGGTCCCAACGGGGCTGGGAAGACGACTACGCTCAGAGTCTTAGCTGCACTAACTAGGCCGGGTGAGGGCCGGGTGTTGGTGTACGGCCACGACGTAGTCGAGGAGGTCTACGAAGTGCGTAGCTTAATAAGCTATCTTCATGAAGAGGCCGGAGCCCACACCGTCCCCCTGGGCTTGAGTTCCTACGCTACATGGCCTCGCTGA
- a CDS encoding putative sugar nucleotidyl transferase codes for MISLVFEDEAYSWFYPLTHVRPVYELKCGAYALIDRIASSSSSSRLCATCRPYLSKLLSRLRPRLSVNNPSLIDEDVLLVNGRAVPIRTSLSKLATRGVCWTDGGQLVACLLKEGEVKELWDLILSGRGVDLVLKLKELGFEIREAEGVKLLEGPWDLVRLNLDLLGSDLISVPRGIKGTVEEGAVVKGSLEGLVVEEGAVVEPFCLIDLRKGGVFIGRGSLIEAGSRIEGPAYLGRGVLVRGAYVRGGCVIGDHCRLGGGGEVEASIMHGYVNKYHLGFLGHSYVGEWVNIAAATTNSDLKNTYGTVKVSTPSGRVDTGMIKLGCFIGDHVKTSVGTTIYTGVKVGVCSHLYGLASRDVPSFTIWAEGLGKRPVELRLEDALKIARRVKARRGVEVSSEEVEVLKAVFEETAMERAKLGVTKGDFKL; via the coding sequence ATGATCTCGCTGGTTTTCGAAGACGAGGCATACTCTTGGTTTTATCCGCTTACGCACGTCAGGCCTGTCTATGAGCTTAAGTGCGGGGCCTACGCCCTCATCGACAGGATAGCCTCCTCGTCCTCGAGTAGTAGGCTGTGCGCAACGTGTAGGCCGTACTTATCTAAGCTTCTAAGTAGGCTTAGGCCCAGGCTAAGCGTCAACAACCCCTCGTTGATAGACGAGGACGTGCTCCTCGTTAACGGTAGGGCCGTGCCCATTAGAACCAGCCTGTCTAAGCTAGCCACGCGGGGCGTCTGCTGGACAGACGGAGGCCAGTTAGTTGCCTGCCTGCTTAAGGAGGGAGAGGTGAAGGAGCTCTGGGACTTAATCCTATCTGGGCGTGGGGTTGACTTAGTACTTAAGCTTAAGGAGCTCGGCTTTGAGATTAGGGAGGCCGAGGGGGTTAAGCTCCTCGAGGGGCCTTGGGACTTAGTAAGGCTAAACCTCGACCTCCTAGGCTCCGACTTAATTAGCGTGCCTCGCGGCATTAAAGGAACCGTCGAGGAGGGCGCCGTAGTTAAGGGTAGCCTAGAGGGCTTGGTCGTTGAGGAGGGAGCTGTAGTTGAGCCCTTCTGCTTAATAGACCTGCGTAAGGGAGGGGTCTTCATAGGGAGGGGTAGCTTAATCGAGGCCGGGTCGAGGATAGAGGGGCCGGCCTACCTTGGGAGGGGGGTGCTAGTTAGAGGGGCGTACGTGAGGGGGGGCTGCGTAATAGGGGATCACTGCCGCCTAGGCGGCGGGGGAGAGGTGGAGGCCTCTATAATGCATGGCTACGTCAACAAGTACCACCTAGGCTTCCTCGGCCACTCCTATGTAGGCGAGTGGGTGAACATAGCAGCGGCGACCACCAATTCAGACTTAAAGAACACCTACGGGACCGTTAAGGTGTCCACCCCCAGCGGGAGGGTGGACACTGGAATGATTAAGCTAGGCTGCTTCATAGGGGACCACGTCAAGACGAGCGTAGGGACTACGATATACACCGGCGTTAAGGTAGGCGTATGCTCCCACCTATACGGCTTAGCGTCCCGCGACGTGCCTTCATTCACCATCTGGGCCGAGGGCTTGGGTAAGAGGCCCGTCGAGCTGAGGCTGGAGGACGCCCTAAAGATCGCTAGGCGGGTGAAGGCCCGTCGAGGGGTTGAAGTGAGCAGCGAGGAGGTTGAAGTGCTCAAGGCCGTATTCGAGGAAACGGCAATGGAGAGAGCGAAGCTAGGCGTTACTAAAGGCGATTTTAAGCTCTAG
- a CDS encoding NUDIX domain-containing protein: MVGVGVVVIDDDGRILLIKRLNPPDPGLWTIPGGLVELGEKVEEAAVREVEEETGVTVELRGLLDVVDKIVVDEQGRVKYHYVIIDFLGKPLNREIRASPEVQEAAWVELPKLSRGELPITDTLRGLLLKHGFI; encoded by the coding sequence ATGGTCGGAGTGGGGGTAGTAGTCATTGACGATGATGGCCGCATACTCCTAATAAAGCGCCTAAACCCCCCCGACCCAGGGCTGTGGACCATCCCGGGGGGCTTAGTGGAGTTAGGCGAAAAAGTCGAGGAGGCAGCGGTAAGGGAAGTTGAGGAGGAGACGGGGGTGACGGTTGAGCTTCGAGGGCTACTGGACGTCGTTGACAAGATAGTCGTAGACGAGCAAGGGAGGGTGAAGTATCACTACGTAATAATAGACTTTCTAGGCAAGCCGCTAAATAGAGAGATTAGAGCCTCACCCGAAGTCCAGGAGGCAGCCTGGGTTGAGCTGCCTAAGCTGAGCCGAGGAGAGCTGCCGATAACTGATACCTTGAGGGGGCTGCTTTTAAAGCATGGATTCATATAG
- a CDS encoding DUF3227 domain-containing protein has translation MDPLCTCPQSALLKALDEALARFGESVKQVLYHYLEAKYGVKRAELLLPENLAKLADLIREIFGPASNILEKVVLDSLCSKLGIDRAALPKDFRGALVYIGKKHLADRLA, from the coding sequence GTGGACCCGCTTTGCACCTGCCCTCAGTCTGCGCTGCTAAAGGCCCTCGACGAGGCCCTTGCGCGCTTTGGTGAAAGCGTAAAGCAGGTCCTCTACCACTACCTTGAGGCTAAGTACGGCGTTAAACGCGCAGAGCTACTTCTGCCTGAGAACCTCGCTAAGCTCGCGGACCTTATACGCGAGATATTCGGCCCAGCCTCAAATATCTTAGAGAAGGTGGTTTTAGACAGCCTCTGTTCAAAGCTAGGAATTGATAGAGCGGCCCTCCCCAAGGACTTTAGGGGCGCGCTGGTTTACATAGGCAAGAAGCACCTAGCCGACAGGCTTGCTTAA